Proteins found in one Kwoniella bestiolae CBS 10118 chromosome 1, complete sequence genomic segment:
- a CDS encoding COP9 signalosome complex subunit 5: protein MAEIARKTFELNNDVQSVDPTAAIFHYPREEEKALEDDAPWSKDPHYFHTVKISAVALIKMVTHARSGGMYEIMGVMYGRVKDGVFWIMDAAALPVQGTETRVNAGNEAMEYMVSFQESSREAGKGELLRGWYHSHPGYGCWLSGIDVNTQLNQQKFNDPYLAVVIDPNRTVSAGKVEIGAFRTYPEGYKPPSAGTSQYQSIPMDKIEDFGVHADAYYPLKVEIYKTKLDEQLLDLLWNKYWVATLSSSLLTSNREYSTSQVKDLNAKLQVASTNVGNSTSNLKLKSAPSGQASSKGKDNSKDYAGVEDEDTPLAKVAKDGSRIATEAQNGMISQLIKDKLFNTPLNTALDPDSARATVQGKQ, encoded by the exons ATGGCCGAGATAGCCAGGAAGACATTCGAGCTCAATAACGATGTACAG TCGGTCGATCCGACCGCTGCTATCTTCCATTATccaagggaggaggaaaaggcCTTAGAAGATGACGCACCTTGGTCGAAGGA TCCTCATTATTTCCATACAGTCAAGATCTCAGCCGTAGCTCTGATCAAGATG GTCACTCATGCTCGATCGGGAGGAATGTATGAGATCATGGGAGTCATGTATGGGAGAGTGAAAGATGGTGTCTTCTGGATAATGGATGCAGCTGCTTTACCGGTTCAAGGTACTGAAACCAGAGTCAATGCGGGAaatgag GCGATGGAATACATGGTAAGCTTCCAAGAATCGTCAAGAGAAGCTGGAAAGGGGGAATTGCTTAGGGGATGGTACCACTC TCATCCTGGTTATGGCTGTTGGCTTTCCGGTATCGATGTCAACACTCAGTTGAACCAGCAGAAGTTCAACGATCCTTATCTTGCTGTGGTG ATTGATCCAAACAGGACTGTATCCGCTGGTAAAGTTGAGATTGGGGCTTTCCGAACCTATCCTGAG GGCTACAAACCACCTTCCGCCGGCACTTCTCAATACCAATCGATACCTATGGACAAGATAGAAGACTTTGGTGTCCACGCAGATGCCTATTATCCGCTCAAGGTCGAGATCTACAAAACGAAGCTGGATGAGCAATTGCTTGACCTTTTATGGAATAAGTATTGGGTAGCCACCTTGAGCTCGAGTCTTTTGACCTCT AATCGCGAATATTCGACTTCCCAAGTCAAAGATCTCAACGCGAAACTCCAGGTCGCATCCACCAATGTTGGCAATTCAACATCCAACCTCAAGCTAAAGTCCGCACCATCTGGACAGGCTTCGAGCAAGGGTAAAGACAATAGCAAAGACTATGCAGGAGTCGAAGACGAAGATACCCCTCTTGCCAAAGTCGCAAAGGACGG CTCACGTATTGCCACGGAAGCTCAAAACGGAATGATCTCGCAATTAATCAAAGACAAGTTGTTCAATACTCCTCTCAACACTGCTTTGGATCCTGATTCAGCCAGAGCTACTGTTCAGGGCAAGCAATAA